Proteins co-encoded in one Bacteroidota bacterium genomic window:
- a CDS encoding CPBP family intramembrane metalloprotease, with product MENPEIQEEKKLPFDNLFLNAGYVNGKNEWWMYVFGVCAAMLGYFLFQVVMLFPLINAAINNGITFSQIQSDPEILFNPDKIGLNKNIVLALLFGMFVFALLGLYLAVKKLHYKSFLSVITSYDKFRFGRFFFAFGIWGLLIIIATLVGYFMNSEDISIQFDPVNFAILVGVTVLLLPIQTSTEEILFRGYMLQGLSQVFKNGISPLIITSLLFGVVHMSNPEASAFGWAVMLPYYTIFGFFLGALALLDEGLELAMGIHCANNLISSLLITSPNGVLKTDAIFVAKSENPGGEFLTWFVLAAITFTIFWLKYRWKNFNLLIK from the coding sequence ATGGAAAATCCTGAAATACAGGAAGAAAAAAAACTACCCTTTGATAATTTGTTTTTGAATGCCGGTTATGTAAATGGGAAAAACGAATGGTGGATGTATGTCTTTGGAGTTTGCGCTGCCATGCTGGGTTATTTTTTATTTCAGGTGGTGATGTTATTCCCGCTCATTAATGCCGCTATCAATAACGGAATTACATTTTCGCAAATTCAATCCGATCCCGAAATACTTTTTAATCCCGATAAAATCGGTCTGAATAAAAACATAGTACTCGCGCTTCTGTTTGGCATGTTTGTATTTGCATTGCTGGGTCTTTATTTGGCGGTAAAAAAGCTCCATTACAAATCCTTTTTATCCGTGATAACCTCTTATGATAAATTCCGTTTCGGTCGTTTCTTCTTTGCTTTTGGAATCTGGGGATTATTAATAATCATTGCAACTTTAGTGGGTTATTTTATGAATAGCGAGGATATCTCTATTCAGTTTGATCCTGTAAATTTTGCTATTTTAGTTGGCGTAACCGTATTGTTATTACCCATTCAAACGAGTACTGAAGAGATTTTATTCAGAGGGTATATGTTACAAGGCTTGTCGCAAGTTTTTAAAAACGGAATCTCTCCGTTAATTATTACTTCATTGTTATTTGGAGTGGTTCATATGAGTAATCCGGAGGCTTCTGCTTTTGGATGGGCAGTTATGTTACCTTATTACACCATATTTGGTTTCTTTTTAGGTGCTTTGGCGTTATTGGATGAGGGCTTAGAACTAGCAATGGGAATACACTGCGCCAATAATTTAATTTCCAGTTTATTGATTACGTCACCAAACGGTGTATTAAAAACCGATGCGATTTTTGTAGCTAAATCAGAAAATCCGGGAGGAGAATTTTTAACATGGTTTGTATTAGCGGCGATTACATTTACCATTTTTTGGCTCAAATATCGCTGGAAAAATTTTAACTTGCTTATTAAATAA
- a CDS encoding cytochrome-c peroxidase: MRKLIIIAALPALISCSDNEAKFKEVYSEEQLGELLFFDPLLSSDSTISCASCHKPEFAFADNTPTSVGVHGRKGDRNTPSAMNQSARNFQFWDGREETLEGQALGPIENPVEMDLPVSALIERLYKHPHYPRFFMRVYGKMPNRDNIAKAISAYERTLETNDTPFDDYMKTGDTTEFSASARRGQEIFNVKGKCFDCHFGPDFTNDMFRNLGLFNGKDLNDSGRFEVTRKPEDIGRFKTPGLRNIAMTAPYMHNGMHKTLREVIDYYNEPDKFVNNSVNRDSLLNKPLGLTEGEKKDLENFLLTLTDRRFKKKEIASNEKAH, encoded by the coding sequence ATGAGAAAGTTAATAATTATTGCCGCCCTTCCGGCACTCATTTCATGTAGTGATAATGAAGCCAAATTTAAAGAGGTATATAGTGAAGAACAATTAGGAGAACTGCTCTTTTTCGACCCGCTCCTTTCGAGTGATAGTACTATTTCCTGCGCATCCTGCCACAAACCTGAATTCGCATTTGCAGATAATACACCTACAAGTGTAGGAGTACACGGACGAAAAGGCGACCGTAATACACCGAGTGCCATGAACCAAAGCGCACGTAATTTTCAGTTTTGGGATGGCCGTGAAGAGACTTTAGAGGGACAGGCTTTAGGTCCGATTGAAAACCCTGTTGAAATGGATTTGCCTGTAAGCGCATTGATTGAACGACTCTATAAACACCCACACTACCCCCGCTTTTTCATGCGTGTTTATGGCAAAATGCCAAACCGCGATAATATTGCGAAAGCCATTTCTGCCTATGAGCGCACCCTTGAAACAAACGACACTCCTTTTGATGATTATATGAAAACCGGAGATACTACAGAATTTTCGGCTTCTGCACGCCGCGGACAAGAAATATTTAACGTGAAAGGAAAGTGTTTTGATTGTCATTTTGGTCCGGATTTTACCAACGATATGTTTAGAAACCTTGGATTATTTAACGGAAAAGATCTAAACGACAGTGGACGTTTTGAAGTGACCCGTAAACCGGAAGACATTGGTCGCTTTAAAACACCGGGCTTACGCAACATTGCCATGACAGCACCTTACATGCATAACGGGATGCACAAAACTTTACGCGAAGTTATCGACTATTATAATGAACCGGATAAATTTGTAAATAACAGCGTTAATCGCGATAGTTTATTGAATAAACCATTAGGCTTAACTGAAGGCGAGAAAAAAGATTTGGAAAATTTCTTGTTAACCCTAACTGACCGCAGATTCAAGAAAAAAGAAATTGCTTCGAACGAAAAAGCACATTAA
- a CDS encoding DUF2490 domain-containing protein yields the protein MNKSLRHIVSVLILFSASFVVAQSDFEDDAALWLNFYFEKKITDNIDAHIEFKNRFNNNVSDYRLGALFGGFSYSVNKYIKAEAEYGWGKSRNLNGTYGNRHRGNFSLTFKKKFGSLAISYRNMFQLRMRDIYTSENGTVPVYMNRNKLTLKYEINKRITAYVYEEVYLPFYQVRNKGLSRSRSAAGVEYNLTKKITLEGYFLLQHELNAFNKTNRDFIYGLTYAHKF from the coding sequence TTGAATAAAAGTTTACGACATATTGTATCTGTTCTCATTTTGTTTTCTGCTTCTTTTGTAGTGGCACAATCCGATTTTGAGGATGATGCCGCGCTATGGCTTAATTTTTACTTCGAAAAGAAAATTACCGATAACATTGATGCGCATATTGAGTTTAAGAATCGCTTTAATAATAATGTATCTGATTATAGATTGGGCGCTTTGTTTGGAGGGTTTTCATACAGTGTAAATAAATACATAAAAGCAGAAGCGGAGTATGGATGGGGTAAATCGCGTAACCTCAATGGTACTTACGGCAATCGTCACAGAGGTAATTTCTCTCTAACCTTTAAAAAGAAATTTGGTTCATTAGCTATTTCATACCGAAATATGTTTCAGTTACGAATGCGTGATATTTACACCAGTGAAAATGGGACTGTTCCGGTTTACATGAACAGAAATAAGTTAACGCTTAAATATGAAATAAATAAACGCATTACCGCATATGTTTACGAAGAGGTTTATTTACCGTTTTATCAGGTGCGGAATAAAGGATTAAGCCGCTCGCGGAGTGCTGCCGGAGTTGAATACAACTTGACAAAAAAAATAACCCTGGAGGGCTATTTTTTATTACAACACGAGTTAAATGCCTTTAATAAAACCAATCGTGATTTTATTTACGGTTTAACTTACGCGCATAAATTTTAA
- a CDS encoding DUF4956 domain-containing protein, whose protein sequence is MEAGLILQIADEVATGPGLDAFYKISAKLGLRFVVDFLSVLILIRFVYFPIYKKRELFFTYFVFNIVIFMICFLLNKVDLSMGAAFGLFAVFSMLRYRTEDISLKDMTYLFLVIAIGLISAVTKIKGTADSTEAMFVGCINGLIIIVAYLLESKLLMKKESVKTIVYENINLIETSREKELIEDIKKRTGINVHRVSVQKIDFLKDSAVVKIFYFE, encoded by the coding sequence ATGGAAGCAGGCTTAATATTGCAAATAGCTGATGAAGTAGCAACAGGTCCGGGCTTAGACGCCTTTTATAAAATATCAGCAAAGCTTGGATTGAGGTTTGTTGTCGATTTTTTATCTGTACTCATTTTAATTCGTTTCGTTTATTTCCCTATTTATAAAAAGCGCGAATTATTCTTTACTTACTTCGTTTTCAATATTGTGATTTTCATGATATGCTTCCTATTAAATAAAGTTGATTTGAGTATGGGAGCTGCCTTCGGTTTATTCGCTGTGTTTAGTATGTTACGTTATCGCACGGAGGATATCAGCCTTAAAGACATGACTTATTTGTTTTTAGTAATTGCAATCGGATTAATTTCGGCGGTTACTAAAATTAAAGGCACAGCCGATTCAACTGAAGCAATGTTTGTAGGTTGTATTAACGGATTAATCATTATAGTGGCCTATCTTTTAGAGAGCAAATTATTAATGAAGAAGGAGTCGGTTAAAACCATAGTGTATGAAAACATTAATTTAATTGAAACTTCACGTGAGAAGGAATTGATTGAGGATATTAAAAAACGCACAGGTATCAACGTACACCGTGTATCTGTTCAAAAGATTGATTTTTTAAAGGATTCCGCAGTTGTTAAGATTTTTTATTTTGAATAA
- a CDS encoding polyphosphate polymerase domain-containing protein yields MDTVKLMDRTDTKFTFTENELEKVLLMVKDDYKVLEVEGKRQSAYKTLYYDTDNLKMYLNHHNGHLNRYKIRHRTYVDSDTGYLEVKFKNNKGRTIKERIKKKLTPMTWEKETGDFLLAKTPYSPDVLKPTLWVNYKRITLVSKNNTERVTIDVDLEFINEGLTQNLNSLVIAEVKLDKKSPSVFLSKMKELHIREGSISKYCMGIALTKPYAKKNNFKEKLQSLKNILHGSRLNIANS; encoded by the coding sequence ATGGATACCGTAAAATTAATGGATCGCACAGATACTAAATTCACTTTTACTGAAAACGAATTGGAGAAAGTGCTTTTAATGGTAAAAGATGATTATAAGGTTTTGGAGGTGGAAGGTAAACGTCAGAGCGCTTACAAAACCTTGTATTACGATACCGACAATTTAAAAATGTATCTGAATCACCATAATGGTCATTTAAACCGATACAAAATCCGTCACCGTACTTATGTGGATAGCGACACCGGCTATTTGGAGGTGAAGTTTAAAAACAATAAGGGAAGAACTATTAAAGAACGAATTAAAAAGAAATTGACCCCAATGACTTGGGAAAAAGAGACGGGTGACTTTCTTCTTGCCAAAACTCCATATAGTCCGGATGTTTTAAAGCCTACTTTGTGGGTGAATTACAAACGAATAACTTTAGTAAGTAAGAATAATACCGAACGCGTAACAATTGATGTGGATTTGGAATTTATTAACGAAGGCTTAACACAAAATTTAAACTCCTTAGTAATTGCTGAGGTTAAATTAGATAAAAAATCTCCCTCTGTGTTCTTGTCAAAAATGAAGGAATTGCACATTAGAGAAGGTTCCATCAGTAAATATTGTATGGGGATAGCTTTAACTAAACCTTACGCGAAAAAAAATAACTTTAAAGAAAAATTACAATCGTTAAAAAATATTCTACATGGAAGCAGGCTTAATATTGCAAATAGCTGA
- a CDS encoding CotH kinase family protein yields the protein MNRLHIAFVCVVAVILNTVTAQTFYNTANIQKIEVQFSQPNWDYMLDTAKLGKENYIMAQWVKINGTYFDSVGVKYKGNSSYDSTYKKNPIHIELNTYKSQSYQGYKDVKLSNGYADPSLVREVLAYDILKNYMHCPQANFAQVYINGTYMGVYSNAENIDKKFVSDHFYSSNNTFVKCNPIGVATTNTKSNLRYITGADSSGYFNFYEMKSNYGWNQLKDLCDSVTNNANSIPNVMDLDRAIWMLAYNNVIVNLDSYSGAFAQNYYLYKDNTGHFNPIIWDLNMSFAGFPHLGFSNSSMASLSITNLQQMPTNIHSTDQYWPLIKNIMSNAQYKRMYIAHMKTILNEMIVSGAYATKATAFQSVIDTAVQSDNNKFFTYSQFQNAMTSNISVGSYSVPGISTLMNARAAYLNGTSEFTVTAPTITSATSIATPSLNAAVTITANVSNANGVYLGYRFANTLKFQRISMYDDGLHNDGASGDNVFGVTFTMTGSQAQYYVYAENNNAGKFAPERAEHEFYSLVAIQTATVGQVKINEFMADNQDDVQNEFNQYEDWIELHNTTSTPLELSGLFLTDNFASPSKFTIPQNTIIQPNGYLIIWADENPSTASYVHANFKLAAAGEQIMLSNSTGAVLDSISYGVQQTDKSMARCPDGIGSFTVTAFPTFKLSNCAISVEELNGEQGLLSVYPNPASGILQISYSLSNEIPIEIVNVIGEVVYKTTVQSKTTIDVSGFSPGLYVVKSKNASKKIIITN from the coding sequence ATGAATCGTTTACATATTGCTTTTGTTTGCGTTGTAGCTGTAATTTTAAATACAGTTACAGCGCAAACTTTTTATAATACAGCTAATATTCAAAAGATAGAAGTTCAATTTTCTCAACCAAACTGGGATTATATGCTCGATACGGCCAAACTTGGCAAAGAGAATTATATAATGGCTCAGTGGGTAAAGATAAACGGAACTTATTTTGATAGTGTTGGTGTTAAGTACAAAGGCAATAGTTCTTACGATTCAACTTATAAGAAAAACCCTATTCATATTGAATTGAATACTTACAAAAGTCAATCTTATCAAGGTTATAAAGATGTTAAGCTAAGTAATGGTTATGCCGACCCTTCGCTCGTGCGTGAGGTCTTAGCGTATGATATTTTGAAAAATTATATGCATTGTCCTCAAGCGAACTTTGCCCAGGTTTATATTAATGGAACATATATGGGAGTTTATTCCAATGCAGAGAATATTGACAAGAAGTTTGTTTCCGATCATTTTTATTCTTCGAATAACACGTTTGTAAAGTGTAATCCAATTGGCGTGGCTACTACAAATACCAAAAGTAATCTTCGTTATATCACAGGCGCAGACAGCAGCGGGTATTTTAATTTTTATGAGATGAAATCCAATTACGGATGGAATCAATTAAAAGACTTATGTGACTCTGTAACTAACAATGCTAATAGTATTCCGAATGTGATGGATTTAGATCGTGCTATTTGGATGTTGGCATATAATAATGTAATCGTGAACTTAGACAGTTACAGTGGCGCATTTGCACAAAACTACTATCTCTATAAAGATAACACGGGGCATTTTAACCCGATTATCTGGGATTTAAACATGTCGTTCGCAGGATTTCCACATCTCGGATTTTCTAATTCAAGTATGGCGAGTTTATCCATTACCAACTTGCAACAAATGCCAACCAATATTCACAGCACTGACCAGTATTGGCCGCTTATTAAAAATATAATGAGTAATGCGCAATATAAGCGTATGTACATAGCGCATATGAAAACGATTTTAAATGAAATGATTGTTTCCGGTGCTTATGCAACAAAAGCAACCGCTTTTCAAAGTGTGATTGATACAGCGGTTCAATCCGATAATAATAAATTCTTTACTTATTCGCAGTTTCAAAATGCCATGACGTCTAACATTTCTGTGGGAAGTTACTCGGTTCCGGGAATAAGCACGTTAATGAATGCCCGTGCCGCATATCTGAATGGTACTTCTGAATTTACTGTAACAGCCCCAACAATTACTTCAGCAACATCTATTGCTACACCAAGTTTAAATGCAGCAGTTACGATTACGGCAAACGTTTCAAACGCAAACGGAGTGTATTTGGGTTATCGTTTCGCGAATACTTTAAAATTTCAACGTATTTCCATGTATGATGATGGACTACATAATGATGGTGCTTCAGGAGATAATGTATTCGGTGTAACTTTTACTATGACCGGCAGTCAGGCACAGTATTATGTGTATGCCGAAAATAATAATGCCGGTAAGTTTGCACCTGAGAGAGCAGAACATGAGTTTTATAGTTTGGTTGCCATTCAAACTGCTACCGTAGGTCAGGTAAAAATAAACGAGTTTATGGCCGACAACCAAGATGATGTGCAAAATGAATTTAATCAATATGAAGACTGGATTGAATTGCATAATACTACTTCAACACCACTTGAATTGTCAGGTTTGTTTTTAACGGATAATTTTGCGAGTCCGTCAAAATTTACCATTCCACAAAATACAATCATTCAACCGAACGGTTATTTGATTATTTGGGCGGATGAGAATCCATCAACTGCATCGTATGTACATGCCAATTTTAAATTGGCAGCCGCCGGCGAACAAATTATGCTGAGTAATTCAACCGGTGCAGTATTAGATAGTATTTCATACGGGGTGCAGCAAACCGATAAGTCCATGGCGCGCTGTCCGGATGGCATAGGTTCATTTACTGTTACTGCTTTCCCAACTTTTAAGTTATCCAATTGCGCGATAAGCGTGGAGGAGTTGAATGGTGAGCAAGGACTTCTGAGCGTTTATCCTAATCCGGCTTCAGGTATTTTACAAATAAGTTACTCTTTGAGTAATGAAATTCCAATTGAAATAGTAAATGTTATAGGAGAAGTGGTTTACAAGACCACCGTTCAATCAAAAACAACTATTGATGTATCAGGGTTTAGTCCGGGATTATATGTTGTGAAAAGCAAGAACGCATCGAAAAAAATCATTATCACAAATTAA
- a CDS encoding T9SS type A sorting domain-containing protein yields the protein MKKYIFLALVLLSVTSIQAKKVKFAVDMNTFTISPNGIHLMSDFQSILGLTGGDWQPNTLALIQEGSSTIYSVIVDIPAFTKYEFKFVNGTFGYEAEFVPDQSRVGYSFNDNRWLYVDSLKNDTTFVGAIPFSGNAPAGKKLIRFLVDMSNETSVSSNGVHVAGNFQTQTWNTKNNILYSFGGGVYEVIAYAPSGNYEFKYYNGNTAGDAETVPSACATNNNRTHNLIADTILPTVCYKACVTCNLASVYEYSSEIRGIKMYPNPLVSSATLEFKDKGTNYEATIMDLSGRVLQTYNSSNGENIEIKRDDLKSGIYLVRVINSQNAKSTSKLIIQ from the coding sequence ATGAAAAAATATATATTTCTAGCCTTAGTTTTATTATCTGTTACAAGCATACAAGCTAAAAAGGTGAAGTTTGCGGTGGATATGAATACATTCACTATAAGTCCAAACGGAATTCATTTAATGAGTGATTTTCAATCTATACTTGGTTTGACGGGCGGCGATTGGCAACCCAACACTTTAGCCCTAATCCAGGAAGGTTCATCTACAATATATAGTGTTATTGTAGATATTCCGGCATTTACAAAATATGAATTTAAGTTTGTAAACGGAACTTTTGGTTATGAAGCGGAGTTTGTGCCTGATCAATCGCGTGTTGGTTACAGCTTCAACGACAACCGTTGGTTATATGTAGATTCATTAAAAAATGACACCACCTTTGTAGGAGCTATTCCGTTTTCCGGCAATGCGCCGGCAGGTAAAAAACTGATTCGCTTTTTAGTGGATATGTCTAATGAAACTTCAGTATCATCAAATGGTGTTCACGTTGCAGGTAATTTCCAAACACAAACATGGAATACAAAAAACAACATACTCTACAGTTTTGGCGGTGGTGTATATGAAGTGATTGCTTATGCTCCGTCAGGAAATTATGAATTTAAATATTACAATGGTAATACAGCCGGTGACGCTGAAACAGTTCCTTCTGCTTGCGCCACCAATAATAATCGTACACATAACTTAATTGCTGATACAATTTTACCCACTGTTTGTTATAAAGCTTGCGTTACATGTAACTTAGCGAGTGTATATGAGTATAGCAGTGAAATCCGCGGAATAAAAATGTACCCGAATCCATTGGTAAGTAGTGCAACACTTGAGTTTAAAGACAAGGGAACCAATTACGAAGCAACCATCATGGATTTATCCGGAAGAGTTCTTCAAACTTATAACAGCTCTAACGGAGAAAATATCGAAATCAAGAGAGATGATTTAAAATCCGGAATTTATTTAGTAAGAGTGATTAACTCTCAAAATGCCAAATCGACTTCCAAACTTATTATTCAATAG
- a CDS encoding aryl-sulfate sulfotransferase, producing MNNLKFTFKAVMALMLLAFSTNAQQWNGLTYYSNNGSTSGYLIDTNSTNVKVWSFTGQGGTGYSTHLMPGGILWRTVSNSGGNILTGGGMTGRIQKWDYAGNKLWDYTYSSATYCLHHDHCPLPNGNVLVIAYDVKTATDAYNAGATSSITVWSEKVMELQPVGTNSAIVVWEWKLWDHLVQNLYPTRANYQTSIVNNPGKVNINYNLQKDWVHMNGIDYNPILDQIVVSSHNLNEWWIIDHSTTTAQAATSSGGNSGMGGDILYRWGNPLAYQATGTKILDVTHDAHWIKEGTTNAGYLVGLNNKGSTGPKTTVDQISVPRSNYNYTLALGSAYTPSTFNLRHTSTGYTSNMGSSNQFPNGNQMVCLAMSGTIYEIDPAGNVIWTKTTGGACPQSHRYSQCYISNPAPAQPSISVSGNDLVSTTGVTYQWYVDGNLISGATSQNYTPTQNGIYVVRVTDSNGCVYAYSAGYPYTLVTGIKENQIAANLKVYPNPSNGVVTIDDWYIKSIGYSVNVIDAKGKIILSAQNENKLDLSSFDSGVYFISIQTADGMLINKRVSLVK from the coding sequence ATGAATAATTTAAAATTTACATTCAAGGCAGTCATGGCCTTAATGCTATTAGCATTTTCTACAAATGCGCAACAATGGAACGGGCTAACTTATTACAGTAATAATGGTTCTACCAGCGGGTATTTAATTGATACCAATAGCACCAACGTTAAAGTGTGGTCGTTTACCGGACAAGGTGGTACCGGTTATTCAACTCACCTAATGCCGGGTGGAATACTTTGGCGAACTGTGTCAAATTCGGGAGGAAATATACTAACAGGTGGTGGTATGACCGGCCGTATTCAAAAATGGGATTATGCAGGTAACAAATTATGGGATTATACTTATTCCTCTGCAACTTATTGTTTACACCATGATCATTGTCCGCTCCCAAATGGTAACGTATTAGTTATTGCGTATGATGTAAAAACCGCTACTGATGCTTACAATGCAGGAGCAACAAGTAGTATAACGGTTTGGTCGGAGAAGGTAATGGAACTTCAGCCGGTTGGTACAAATAGCGCTATTGTTGTTTGGGAATGGAAGCTATGGGATCATTTGGTGCAAAACTTGTATCCAACCAGAGCAAATTATCAAACCTCAATTGTAAATAATCCTGGTAAAGTAAACATCAATTACAATTTACAGAAGGATTGGGTTCACATGAATGGAATAGATTATAACCCTATTTTAGATCAAATAGTGGTTAGCTCACATAACCTTAACGAGTGGTGGATTATCGATCACAGTACAACAACTGCTCAAGCAGCTACAAGTAGTGGAGGTAATTCAGGCATGGGCGGAGATATTTTATACCGTTGGGGAAATCCTTTAGCTTATCAGGCAACCGGAACAAAAATATTAGACGTTACACATGATGCGCATTGGATTAAAGAAGGCACCACAAATGCGGGTTATTTAGTAGGTTTAAATAATAAAGGCTCAACCGGACCAAAAACAACAGTGGATCAAATCAGTGTACCGCGTTCTAACTACAATTATACTTTAGCGCTTGGAAGCGCCTATACGCCTTCTACTTTTAATTTACGTCATACTTCAACAGGTTACACCAGTAACATGGGAAGTTCAAATCAGTTTCCAAATGGAAATCAAATGGTTTGTTTAGCTATGTCAGGAACTATCTATGAAATAGATCCGGCCGGAAATGTTATTTGGACCAAAACTACGGGCGGAGCTTGTCCTCAGTCGCATCGTTACAGTCAATGTTATATTTCTAATCCTGCACCGGCTCAACCTAGTATTTCAGTGAGCGGGAATGATTTGGTATCAACAACCGGAGTAACCTATCAGTGGTATGTAGATGGTAATTTAATTTCGGGAGCAACATCTCAGAATTATACGCCTACTCAAAACGGAATTTATGTGGTTCGCGTGACGGATTCTAACGGCTGTGTATACGCTTATTCGGCAGGATATCCTTATACATTAGTTACTGGTATTAAAGAAAATCAAATTGCTGCTAACTTAAAAGTGTATCCAAATCCATCGAATGGAGTAGTTACTATAGATGATTGGTACATTAAATCAATTGGTTATTCTGTTAATGTGATCGATGCTAAAGGTAAAATTATCTTAAGCGCACAGAATGAAAACAAATTAGATCTATCATCGTTTGATAGTGGCGTTTATTTTATCTCCATTCAAACGGCAGACGGAATGTTAATTAACAAACGTGTATCATTAGTAAAATAA
- a CDS encoding response regulator transcription factor, translating to MIRAIAIDDEPLALRVIESFCKEVDKIELLKTFTKPHEAIEYLKENDIHLLFLDINMPSISGIDVAKMVKDKMIVFTTAYSDYAVEGFDLNAVDYLLKPFTKDRFNQAVQKVKQLKSVLKNEEQMCFYIKADYALHKIEYKDVLYIEGLDDYIKIHLPSRKPIVARSTMKGILELLPPDKFIRVHRSFIVPLASIKAVKGKIIVLPETEIPIGSSYEVAFQDAFNKRS from the coding sequence ATGATAAGGGCCATAGCCATAGATGATGAACCACTCGCTTTAAGAGTCATAGAAAGTTTTTGTAAGGAAGTTGATAAAATTGAGTTGCTGAAAACCTTTACTAAGCCACACGAAGCAATTGAATACTTAAAGGAAAATGATATTCATTTATTGTTTCTCGACATTAATATGCCCTCGATTAGCGGCATTGACGTAGCCAAAATGGTAAAAGATAAAATGATTGTTTTTACCACAGCATATAGCGATTATGCCGTGGAGGGATTTGATTTGAATGCCGTAGATTATCTGTTAAAACCATTTACAAAAGATCGTTTTAATCAAGCTGTTCAAAAGGTAAAACAGCTGAAATCAGTTTTGAAAAATGAAGAGCAAATGTGTTTTTATATTAAAGCGGATTATGCGCTTCATAAGATAGAGTATAAGGATGTCTTATACATAGAAGGTTTGGATGATTATATCAAGATTCATTTACCAAGCCGTAAGCCAATAGTAGCCAGAAGTACCATGAAAGGAATTTTGGAATTATTACCTCCTGATAAGTTTATTCGGGTTCACCGCTCTTTTATCGTACCTCTGGCTAGCATTAAGGCGGTTAAAGGTAAGATAATTGTATTGCCTGAGACAGAAATCCCAATCGGAAGCAGTTATGAGGTCGCTTTTCAGGACGCATTCAATAAGCGTTCATAA
- a CDS encoding histidine kinase, protein MKLNYRYVLAHLVGIILFLSVPILISPDLIRIERLFTIPPFLRDFFTYLLLLTFFYVNYYILIPKLYYSKKYIFYFAVVLGCYLIAEILPRVLIHDFHQVNHEMHMPHDAPLQMPDDMHGPPHHRPHQSPHPGPPPFFLKTVFWIDVSRHFFLFSGVLLLSLMLKINERLKQAHKEKINAELSYLKAQINPHFLFNTLNSIYSLAIQKSDETANAVVKLSGMMRYVLTESQNEFVSLQKELDYINNYIELQKTRLDANVKLHVSVNGSTNGKIIAPLILIPFIENAFKYGVNAEENSEIKIEISVNEAAINLFVKNNKVNIRPDPENRSGLGIENTKSRLQLLYPGKYYLNIDDNSTSFSVSLSIKS, encoded by the coding sequence ATGAAGCTTAATTACAGATATGTATTGGCGCACTTGGTAGGAATCATATTATTTCTTTCTGTTCCAATTTTAATTTCTCCTGATTTAATAAGGATAGAACGATTATTCACCATTCCTCCTTTTCTTCGCGATTTTTTTACCTATTTATTACTGCTTACCTTTTTTTATGTGAATTATTACATTTTGATACCGAAGCTTTATTATTCAAAAAAGTACATTTTTTACTTTGCAGTTGTGCTTGGCTGTTATTTGATAGCGGAAATTTTACCGCGCGTCTTAATTCACGATTTTCATCAGGTTAATCATGAAATGCATATGCCGCATGATGCGCCACTTCAAATGCCGGATGATATGCATGGCCCGCCTCATCACCGTCCTCATCAGTCGCCTCATCCCGGACCGCCGCCTTTCTTTTTAAAGACCGTATTCTGGATTGATGTTTCGAGACATTTTTTCCTTTTTTCAGGTGTGTTATTATTATCACTGATGCTTAAGATAAATGAGCGATTGAAGCAGGCGCACAAAGAAAAAATCAACGCCGAATTATCTTACTTGAAAGCACAAATAAATCCGCACTTTTTGTTTAATACATTAAACAGTATTTATTCATTAGCGATTCAGAAATCAGACGAAACAGCGAATGCGGTAGTGAAGTTATCGGGAATGATGCGGTATGTTTTAACCGAATCACAAAATGAATTTGTTTCACTTCAAAAGGAATTGGATTACATTAATAATTATATTGAATTGCAAAAAACACGACTCGATGCGAATGTGAAGCTGCATGTCTCCGTTAACGGATCTACGAATGGTAAAATAATTGCCCCTCTTATTTTAATTCCATTTATTGAAAACGCTTTTAAATATGGAGTAAACGCTGAAGAAAATTCGGAAATAAAGATAGAGATAAGTGTAAACGAAGCAGCTATAAATTTATTCGTCAAAAACAATAAAGTTAACATACGCCCTGATCCTGAGAATAGAAGTGGTTTAGGTATTGAGAATACGAAATCGCGACTGCAACTTTTGTATCCGGGCAAATATTATTTAAATATCGACGACAATTCAACATCATTTAGTGTATCTTTAAGTATCAAATCCTGA